The Saccharomyces paradoxus chromosome VIII, complete sequence genome has a window encoding:
- the GUT1 gene encoding glycerol kinase (Glycerol kinase~similar to YHL032C), producing MFPSFFRLVASSKRYIFRSSRRLCSDLTQEQSRMSKIMEDLHSNYVPLIASIDVGTTSSRCILFNRWGQDVSKHQIEYSTSASKGKIGVSGLRRPSTAPARETPKASDTKTNGKPIFSAEGYAIQETKFLKIEELDLDFHNEPTLKFPKPGWVECHPQKLLVNVIQCLASSLLSLETINSERVANKLPPYKVTCMGIANMRETTILWSRRSGKPIVNYGIVWNDTRTIKIVRDKWQNTSVDRQLQLRQKTGLPLLSTYFSCSKLRWFLDNEPLCTKAYEENDLMFGTVDTWLIYQLTKQKAFVSDVTNASRTGFMNLSTLKYDSELLEFWGIDGNLIHMPEIVSSSQYYGDFGIPDWIMDKLHDLPKTALRDLVKSNLPIQGCLGDQSASMVGQLAYKPGAAKCTYGTGCFLLYNTGTKKLISQHGALTTLAFWFPYLQEYGGQKPELSKPHFALEGSVAVAGAVVQWLRDNLRLIDKSEDVGPIASTVPDSGGVVFVPAFSGLFAPYWDPDARATIMGMSQFTTASHIARAAVEGVCFQARAILKAMSSDAFGEGSKDRDFLEEISDVTYEKSPLSVLAVDGGMSRSNEVMQIQADILGPCVKVRRSPTAECTALGAAIAANMAFKDSKVRPLWKDLHDVKKWVFYNGIEKNEQISSEAHPNLKIFRSQSDDSERRKHWKYWEVAVERSKGWLKDIEGEHEQVLENLQ from the coding sequence ATGTTTCCCTCCTTCTTCCGTCTTGTAGCATCCTCCAAACGTTACATATTCCGATCAAGCCGGCGCCTTTGCAGTGATTTAACGCAAGAACAAAGCCGTATGTCTAAAATTATGGAAGATTTACACAGTAATTACGTCCCACTTATCGCCAGTATTGATGTAGGGACCACCTCATCCAGGTGCATTCTATTCAACAGATGGGGCCAAGATGTTTCGAAACACCAGATCGAATATTCAACTTCAGCTTCAAAGGGCAAAATTGGAGTATCTGGCCTAAGAAGACCCTCTACAGCTCCTGCTCGCGAAACTCCAAAGGCCAGCGACACCAAAACTAACGGCAAGCCCATCTTTTCTGCAGAAGGCTATGCCATCCAAGAAACAAAGTTCCTAAAAATTGAGGAGTTGGACTTGGACTTTCACAACGAGCCCACGTTGAAGTTTCCAAAGCCGGGCTGGGTTGAGTGCCATCCGCAAAAATTACTGGTAAACGTTATTCAGTGCCTTGCCTCGAGTTTACTGTCGCTGGAAACCATAAACAGCGAACGAGTAGCTAATAAACTCCCCCCTTACAAAGTAACGTGCATGGGCATAGCAAATATGAGAGAAACCACAATTCTGTGGTCTCGCCGCTCCGGCAAACCAATTGTTAACTACGGTATTGTCTGGAACGACACCAGGACGATCAAAATTGTCAGAGACAAATGGCAAAACACCAGCGTTGATAGACAACTTCAACTGAGACAAAAGACTGGGTTGCCATTGCTCTCCACGTATTTCTCCTGCTCCAAACTTCGCTGGTTCCTGGACAATGAGCCTCTGTGTACCAAGGCGTACGAGGAGAACGATCTGATGTTTGGTACGGTGGACACATGGCTGATTTACCAATTGACGAAACAAAAGGCGTTCGTTTCTGATGTAACCAACGCTTCCAGAACAGGCTTCATGAACCTTTCGACTTTGAAATATGACAGCGAGTTGCTGGAGTTTTGGGGTATCGATGGTAACCTAATTCACATGCCCGAAATTGTGTCCTCATCTCAATACTACGGTGACTTTGGTATTCCTGATTGGATAATGGACAAGCTGCACGATTTGCCAAAAACGGCACTACGAGATCTAGTCAAGAGCAACCTACCCATACAAGGCTGTCTGGGCGACCAAAGCGCATCCATGGTGGGCCAGCTCGCCTACAAACCTGGTGCTGCAAAATGTACCTATGGCACTGGTTGCTTTTTACTGTACAATACGGGGaccaaaaaattgatcTCCCAACATGGCGCCTTGACGACTCTAGCATTTTGGTTCCCGTACTTACAGGAGTATGGTGGCCAAAAACCAGAATTGAGCAAGCCTCATTTTGCCTTAGAGGGTTCTGTCGCTGTAGCTGGTGCTGTGGTCCAATGGCTACGTGATAATTTACGACTAATCGATAAGTCAGAGGACGTTGGACCCATTGCATCTACGGTGCCCGATTCTGGTGGTGTAGTTTTCGTCCCTGCATTTAGTGGCCTATTCGCTCCATACTGGGACCCTGATGCTAGAGCAACCATAATGGGCATGTCTCAATTCACTACTGCCTCTCACATCGCCAGAGCTGCCGTGGAGGGTGTTTGCTTTCAAGCCAGGGCCATCTTGAAAGCAATGAGTTCTGACGCGTTTGGTGAAGGTTCCAAAGACAGAGACTTTTTAGAGGAAATTTCCGACGTCACATATGAAAAGTCGCCGCTGTCGGTTCTGGCAGTAGATGGTGGGATGTCAAGGTCCAATGAAGTCATGCAAATTCAAGCAGACATATTAGGACCCTGTGTCAAAGTTAGAAGATCTCCCACAGCAGAATGTACCGCTTTGGGAGCAGCCATTGCGGCCAACATGGCCTTCAAAGACTCGAAAGTGCGTCCATTATGGAAGGACCTGCACGATGTCAAGAAATGGGTCTTCTACAACGGAATAGAGAAAAACGAACAAATATCATCAGAAGCTCATCCAAACCTTAAGATATTTAGAAGCCAATCCGATGACtctgaaagaagaaagcaTTGGAAGTATTGGGAAGTCGCCGTGGAAAGATCCAAAGGTTGGCTGAAGGACATAGAAGGCGAGCACGAACAGGTTCTAGAAAACTTGCAGTAA
- the GOS1 gene encoding Gos1p (v-SNARE protein involved in Golgi transport~similar to YHL031C) produces MSSQPSFVTIRGKAISLETQTESLLSKYSTFAQTTSSEQTGQEKKIDKQLEGILGQRQDVIDSLTQICDSNPAISASKLSQLQRHKEILQDHWKSFRNIRSSIQQERNRLNLLFSVKNDIANSTTDAPAPIGDADEYIQNETRRIDQSNNVVDRLISQAWETRSQFHTQSNVLNTANNRVLQTLQRIPGVNQLIMKINTRRKKNAFVLATITTLCILFLFFTW; encoded by the coding sequence ATGAGCTCACAACCGTCTTTCGTCACCATAAGGGGCAAGGCCATTTCTCTAGAGACCCAAACGGAGTCCCTCCTCTCTAAGTACTCCACTTTCGCGCAGACAACTAGCTCAGAACAAACCGGTcaagagaagaagatagACAAGCAATTGGAAGGAATCTTAGGCCAGAGACAGGATGTAATCGATTCGTTAACACAAATCTGCGATTCAAACCCGGCCATCTCCGCCTCAAAGCTTTCGCAGCTGCAGCGCCACAAGGAGATCTTACAAGACCACTGGAAGAGCTTCCGCAATATCAGGTCCTCCATCCAGCAAGAACGCAACAGGCTCAACCTGCTATTCAGCGTGAAGAACGACATTGCCAATTCCACAACGGACGCGCCAGCTCCCATCGGGGACGCTGACGAGTACATTCAGAACGAAACAAGGCGAATTGATCAGTCCAACAATGTTGTCGACCGCCTCATCTCCCAAGCCTGGGAGACTCGCTCACAGTTTCACACGCAGAGCAACGTTTTGAACACAGCAAACAACAGGGTGTTGCAAACTCTGCAGAGAATACCAGGCGTCAATCAACTTATTATGAAGATCAACAcgaggaggaagaaaaacgCGTTTGTATTGGCCACGATAACAACCCTTTGTATactgtttttgtttttcacATGGTAA
- the ECM29 gene encoding Ecm29p (Scaffold protein~similar to YHL030W), with amino-acid sequence MSLSSDETKEKQLVEKVELRLAIADSPQKFETNLQTFLPPLLLKLASPHASVRTAVFSALKNLISRINTLPQVQLPVRALIVQAKQPNLAAHQDSTNVRLYSLLLASKGIDRLSLQERQQLLPLVVSNISGLTGTVAARMFHILVKLILEWVAPQDSSHEQEEFVQFLQLDDDSFSYLMRQFTRFFLLMPSKQVQTSQQPLSRGYTCPGLSLADVAFFTHDAGVTFNKDQLHKSKKAIFQFVCRGMGVAQTVDQSPRMIELMKFLSVASTDSTTLSDDAAQFMKRFSMPYENEEFITFLQSLYIGNTVNGRPPVKPVLQEKILSILNRSQFATTKAECISLICSIGLHSSEYKLRSLTLSFIRHVAKLNYQNLNPALSAPSSTDFSTSIVSLIRNNLHAEGWPKLQLGPQTPAFNTAILQRQLQYETLGDILKRDFDLVSDLSYIEFLFESLENDLPQFRSSIQESLLSLVGHLSNLPSQSKLKLKALLRKNLLIDEQQREDNNDTINSIMALKFVSIKFANAGFPFHDPEARLFNIWGTARTNRFDIIEESFKGLQPFWFRVNNASINTSATVKTSDLLGSQLSETEFPPFSEFLQIFIDQLDSESPAITRKSLDNAVRFSKQCLISNAIYRKKTMVIQDEDWSIRIDKALELDDTVVSQVNEMVQGMNDDIFIRYLTLLSNEFTATNGKGEQVAIFPYQDPIFGSVLLTLLNFVSTNVLRRLEVLVPDLYNLLIMKFQSLSDNDLEVCATIIGIVSTAIADSAHVKQITNIVQSQKMAETYVASYVVPRLYLKDQTGNIQSDSILNLLNNLTTYLSHSTTNKDMILRLVCQVTKLGLLLQVSTQERKKFLKQIMDTIQGKLINDVTAIQTWSYLSLYSIDLENSNLFQEKLLETNVSKQNDFLFSVGESLTVVAGKWSSKYLTKQIDVPNFNVEIMQQKFPATNITIILDEILSGCDSTKPSLRKASCIWLLSYIQYLGHLQEVNSRCNDIHLRFMRFLADRDEFIQDSAARGLSLVYEIGGSDLKESMVKGLLKSFTESTAGAASTSATGISGSVSEETELFEPGVLNTGDGSISTYKDILNLASEVGDPALVYKFMSLAKSSALWSSRKGIAFGLGAIMSKSSLEELLLKDQQTAKKLIPKLYRYRFDPFQAVSRSMTDIWNTLISDSSLTISLYFDAILDELLSGMANKEWRVREASTSALLQLIQSQPQEKFSDQMLKIWTMAFRTMDDIKDSVREVGTKFTTVLAKILAKSIDVEKGVNPVKSKEILDNILPFLLGPHGLNSDAEEVRNFALTTLIDLVKHSPGAIKPFTPSLVYDFITLFSSIEPQVINYLALNASNYNIDANVIDTQRKNGVTNSPLFQTIEKLINNSDDFMMEDVINVVIKATRKSVGLPSKVASSLVMILLVKRYSIEMKPYSGKLLKVCLTMFEDRNESVSVAFAISMGYLFKVSTLDKCIKYSEKLIMKYFEAMSTENNKRIVGTAIDSILNYAKSEFDNVASIFMPLIFIACNDEDKDLESLYNKIWTEASSSGAGTVKLYLPEILNVLCTNIKSNDFSIRKTCAKSVIQLCGSINDNIPYLQIVKLFDISKEALSGRSWDGKEHIVAALVSLTEKFSQTVAGDNDLQESINHVMYAEVSRKSMKYVKKILPLYARYINVNPQEETITLLIEKSREMIRSLSSESDDSEDPTRQTSNESTIKRIKPNTGITQKSSKQNIENEEYVINLLKVSADICNNSKSKYPLKLLEFIIDEVAYLFHNDRIIYTWRTQLAASEIGISIVGKFDTVSSTDFIRNLSKLWDQIFSINCNKETVENVKLQMIKFGGLVIQKIPSLQNNIEENLRLLNSIDSTSRIELELKNIGL; translated from the coding sequence ATGTCCCTTTCTTCTGACGAAACGAAGGAGAAACAGCTCGTGGAGAAGGTGGAATTGCGCCTGGCTATTGCAGATTCCCCTCAAAAGTTCGAAACTAATCTGCAGACATTTTTGCCTCCATTGCTACTAAAGCTAGCTTCTCCACATGCCTCTGTTAGAACGGCAGTATTTTCTGCGCTAAAAAATCTTATTTCTAGGATAAACACGCTGCCCCAGGTTCAGCTTCCCGTAAGGGCGCTTATTGTCCAGGCAAAACAGCCCAATTTAGCCGCTCATCAAGACTCGACCAATGTCCGTCTTTACAGCCTGCTACTGGCATCCAAAGGCATAGATAGACTTTCCTTGCAAGAAAGGCAGCAGTTGCTACCGTTAGTCGTTTCGAACATCTCTGGTCTCACAGGCACAGTAGCCGCCAGAATGTTCCACATCCTTGTGAAGCTTATTTTGGAGTGGGTTGCTCCTCAGGACTCCTCACATGAGCAAGAAGAATTTGTTCAGTTTTTGCAACTGGACGACGACAGTTTTTCGTATTTGATGCGCCAATTTACCAGATTCTTCCTGCTAATGCCCTCGAAGCAGGTTCAGACTTCACAACAACCTCTGTCAAGAGGTTACACATGTCCGGGCCTATCCCTGGCAGATGTAGCGTTCTTTACTCATGATGCGGGTGTTACTTTCAACAAGGACCAGCTGCACAAGTCCAAAAAGGCTATCTTCCAATTTGTTTGTCGTGGTATGGGGGTTGCCCAAACTGTTGATCAATCACCCAGGATGATTGAactgatgaaatttttgtcCGTTGCCTCTACGGATTCTACAACTTTATCTGATGATGCGGCACAATTCATGAAGCGGTTTTCCATGCCATACGAAAACGAGGAGTTCATTACTTTTCTACAGTCGCTGTACATCGGCAATACAGTAAATGGAAGACCACCCGTCAAGCCCGTCttgcaagaaaagattCTTTCCATATTAAACAGAAGTCAATTCGCTACCACCAAAGCAGAatgtatttctttgatcTGCTCTATTGGATTGCACTCATCTGAGTATAAACTCAGATCTTTGACCCTTTCGTTTATTCGTCACGTAGCAAAATTGAACTACCAAAATTTAAATCCTGCTTTGTCAGCACCTTCATCGACAGACTTTTCCACTAGTATTGTTTCCTTAATTAGGAATAATCTTCATGCGGAAGGCTGGCCTAAGTTACAATTGGGGCCTCAGACCCCGGCTTTCAATACTGCAATTTTGCAGAGACAATTGCAATATGAAACATTGGGTGATATCTTGAAAAGAGATTTTGACCTCGTAAGTGACTTATCCTATATTGAATTCCTATTCGAATCCTTAGAAAACGACCTACCGCAATTTCGCTCCAGTATTCAGGAGTCTCTGCTTTCTTTAGTGGGTCATTTGTCAAATTTGCCTTCTCAATCCaaattaaaattgaaagcTTTGCTCAGGAAAAATCTGTTAATTGACGAGCAACAGCGAGAggataataatgataccATTAATTCTATAATGGCGCTTAAATTTGTTTCTATAAAATTCGCTAACGCCGGTTTTCCCTTCCATGATCCTGAGGCAAGATTATTCAATATTTGGGGTACCGCAAGAACAAATAGATTTGACATTATTGAAGAATCCTTTAAGGGACTACAGCCGTTTTGGTTCAGGGTCAATAATGCTTCTATCAATACATCAGCTACTGTGAAAACGTCGGATCTACTAGGTTCTCAATTGTCAGAGACTGAATTTCCCCCATTCAGCGAATTTCTACAGATTTTTATTGACCAGCTAGATTCCGAATCTCCAGCAATTACACGGAAATCACTAGACAATGCTGTCAGGTTCAGTAAGCAATGCCTCATTTCCAATGCAATATACCgtaaaaaaacaatggtTATCCAAGATGAAGACTGGTCGATTAGAATAGACAAAGCTTTGGAACTCGACGATACGGTTGTGTCCCAAGTTAACGAAATGGTTCAGGGAATGAACgatgatatttttattcgCTATTTAACTCTTCTGTCAAACGAGTTCACTGCTACGAACGGTAAGGGTGAACAAGTAGCAATCTTTCCATATCAAGATCCGATTTTTGGTTCTGTCTTATTAACGttattgaattttgtaAGCACTAATGTATTACGGAGACTGGAGGTTCTTGTTCCAGATTTATACAATCTATTGATCATGAAATTTCAATCGTTAAGTGATAATGATCTGGAAGTCTGTGCGACCATCATTGGTATCGTTTCTACTGCAATCGCAGACTCGGCTCACGTTAAGCAAATCACAAACATAGTTCAATCACAAAAAATGGCAGAAACATATGTTGCATCTTATGTTGTTCCGAGATTGTATTTGAAAGATCAGACAGGTAACATTCAATCTGATAGTATCCTAAACCTGCTAAACAATTTGACAACCTATCTTTCGCACTCCACCACTAACAAGGATATGATATTAAGGTTGGTCTGTCAAGTGACAAAATTAGGTCTACTTCTCCAAGTAAGTACGcaagaaaggaagaagttCTTGAAACAAATCATGGATACTATACAAGGCAAACTGATTAATGATGTGACAGCCATTCAAACGTGGTCATATTTATCATTATATTCAATAGATTTAGAGAATTCCAATCTTTTTCAAGAGAAGTTACTCGAAACTAACGTTTCTAAGCAAAACGATTTTCTGTTTTCGGTTGGCGAATCCTTAACTGTCGTGGCTGGTAAATGGTCAAGTAAGTATTTGACCAAACAGATTGATGTTCCAAATTTCAATGTTGAGATTATGCAGCAAAAATTTCCCGCTACAAACATTACGATCATACTTGATGAGATTCTTTCAGGTTGTGATTCCACAAAACCCTCTCTAAGAAAGGCATCTTGTATTTGGTTGTTATCATATATTCAGTACTTGGGTCATTTACAAGAAGTAAATTCTAGGTGTAATGACATTCACTTGAGATTTATGAGATTTTTGGCAGACAGAGATGAATTTATACAGGATTCAGCCGCTAGAGGACTTTCTTTGGTTTACGAAATTGGTGGTTCTGACTTAAAGGAAAGTATGGTCAAAGGGTTACTTAAGTCTTTTACAGAGTCAACCGCAGGAGCTGCATCTACAAGTGCTACTGGCATTTCAGGTTCGGTCTCAGAAGAGACGGAATTATTCGAACCAGGAGTTTTAAACACAGGAGACGGGTCCATTAGCACTTacaaagatattttaaatttagCATCAGAAGTTGGCGACCCCGCACTTGTTTACAAATTTATGTCTCTTGCCAAAAGTTCGGCTCTATGGTCGTCTAGGAAAGGTATTGCGTTCGGTCTTGGCGCCATCATGTCTAAATCTTCTTTAGAAGAATTATTACTGAAGGATCAACAAACTGCTAAAAAACTGATTCCAAAATTGTATAGGTATAGATTTGATCCATTCCAAGCAGTATCACGCTCTATGACAGACATTTGGAATACATTAATTTCGGACTCCTCCTTGACGATTTCCCTCTATTTCGATGCTATTCTTGATGAACTTTTAAGTGGTATGGCTAATAAAGAATGGAGGGTGAGAGAGGCAAGTACTTCGGCTTTATTACAATTGATTCAATCTCAACCGCAGGAGAAATTCTCAGACCAAATGCTGAAAATTTGGACAATGGCATTTAGAACCATGGATGATATAAAGGATAGTGTCCGTGAAGTTGGTACGAAGTTCACCACCGTATTAGCCAAAATATTGGCAAAATCTATAGATGTGGAAAAGGGTGTGAATCCTGTTAAGTCTAAGGAAATATTGGACAACATCTTGCCATTCTTATTGGGGCCACATGGCTTAAACAGTGATGCAGAAGAGGTTAGAAATTTTGCGCTCACGACTTTGATTGACTTAGTGAAACACTCCCCTGGGGCCATCAAACCATTCACTCCAAGTTTAGTTTACGACTTTATTAcattgttttcttccattGAACCTCAGGTAATTAACTATTTGGCATTAAATGCTTCAAATTATAATATCGATGCTAATGTCATCGATacacaaaggaaaaatggTGTCACCAATTCTCCTCTATTCCAGACCATCGAAAAATTGATTAACAATTCAGATGATTTTATGATGGAAGATGTAATCAACGTAGTTATTAAAGCCACTAGGAAATCTGTCGGTTTGCCGTCTAAGGTCGCCTCCTCACTTGTCATGATTCTCTTAGTGAAGCGGTACTCTATTGAAATGAAACCCTATTCTGGGAAGTTATTGAAAGTCTGCCTGACTATGTTTGAAGATAGGAATGAGTCTGTTAGTGTAGCATTTGCAATTTCAATGGGATATTTGTTCAAGGTTTCTACATTGGATAAGTGTATTAAATActctgaaaaattaataatgaaataCTTTGAGGCCATGTCaacagaaaataataagagGATTGTTGGTACAGCAATCGACTCGATTTTGAATTATGCCAAGTCAGAATTCGATAATGTAGCGAGTATATTCATGCCTTTGATATTCATAGCATgcaatgatgaagataaagaTTTGGAATCCCTATACAATAAAATCTGGACAGAGGCTTCCAGTTCTGGCGCCGGTACGGTTAAGTTATACCTGCCGGAAATTTTAAACGTACTTTGTACAAATATTAAATCGAATGATTTCTCCATTAGAAAAACATGTGCCAAATCAGTCATACAGTTATGTGGCAGTATTAATGATAACATTCCTTATTTACAAATCGTTAAGCTATTTGATATATCTAAGGAGGCACTAAGTGGTAGATCATGGGATGGTAAAGAGCATATAGTGGCTGCATTGGTTTCATTGacagaaaaattctctCAAACTGTGGCCGGCGATAATGATCTACAGGAATCAATCAATCATGTAATGTACGCTGAAGTTTCGAGAAAAAGCATGAAATACGTCAAAAAGATCCTACCACTTTATGCCAGATATATCAACGTGAATCcacaagaagaaacaatCACATtattaattgaaaaatccaGAGAAATGATTCGATCGCTGAGCAGCGAATCTGATGATAGTGAAGATCCCACTAGGCAAACTTCTAATGAATCcacaataaaaagaatcaagCCTAACACTGGAATTACACAAAAGTCATCTAAACAGAATATTGAGAACGAAGAGTATGTGATCAACTTGTTAAAAGTTAGTGCTGACATATGCAACAATTCTAAATCGAAGTATCCGTTAAAGTTATTGGAGTTCATTATAGATGAAGTTGCATACCTTTTCCATAATGACAGAATTATATACACATGGAGAACACAACTAGCTGCTAGTGAAATTGGTATCTCAATAGttggaaaatttgataCTGTTAGTAGCACTGATTTTATCCGAAATCTGAGTAAACTGTGGgatcaaattttttcaataaattgtAACAAAGAAACCGTTGAAAATGTCAAATTgcaaatgataaaattcGGCGGTTTGGTTATTCAGAAAATTCCAAGTTTACAGAACAATATCGAAGAAAACTTAAGGTTGTTGAACAGCATCGATTCAACTAGTAGAATAGAGTtggaattaaaaaatattggtCTATAA
- the OCA5 gene encoding Oca5p (Cytoplasmic protein required for replication of Brome mosaic virus~similar to YHL029C) gives MHDKKSPMANSHYLKNLKQQFRNKNLIETTIHLVKCNDHDSLAFLARTYGVPPQLRHIVWPILLKYHPMCISPNITSNTISWDPITNDFILNDPFLKSKTPTEKQDKADDENVLPYDIESVILHDLKKYFHSRSNPAGSSSNANTNNIATPTPLSSSDASTVSSMEVLSPSLDYEFQIIETLKNAIVNFLLKWSKIFKYESGLAWIALGLAEWYPIYPYETMSPFNESHSFYDVEDYIVLSGRKHALINTNSGNNGNSNNSSGNTNSNNTNITSGMHNLSINTNTSLHNSPYISHTLSYLYKEYPLPFELRSKLPTKPIFSFSALFERLALVILHCPDTILAHKQLKNDSNASSSSKANSNINTNYFPIISGGDLSFQTQVFFKVFSSILPELYQPLTEESSLQPSSSRNSWIYWWLKCSGAKALQRQDRGRVWDLLLGWRPKPNMNTINFFLNYNDKKMDHLYHDTPQCDNEEYWMKDWVALYNNDPFWFPDLDSMALGSKKFPYDYSVFKELIMRNKYGGAQSKAQTDDTALSSSSNSNDKSELKLPFSSIDPHMQLIFIFIAILQFNEFKLLEFEEAEISEFLNNVPLLTKFDDSSYRKLYENTESSITSLPSSPTTSTMASLHSGSNSSAHISNYHMLIEVGNDAKASHCFDDLLNMAGDIWRKWLWRELEESSL, from the coding sequence ATGCATGACAAGAAGTCGCCCATGGCGAATTCTCACtacttgaaaaatctaAAACAGCAGTTTCGCAACAAAAATCTGATTGAAACGACTATCCATCTAGTAAAATGCAATGACCATGATTCACTGGCCTTTTTAGCGAGGACATACGGGGTTCCACCGCAGTTGCGACATATTGTGTGGCCGATCTTGTTGAAGTACCATCCAATGTGCATTTCACCAAATATTACGTCTAATACTATTTCTTGGGACCCGATAACCAATGATTTCATACTTAATGACCCTTTTCTGAAAAGTAAGACTCCCACTGAGAAGCAAGACAAGgctgatgatgaaaacgTTCTCCCGTACGATATAGAATCCGTTATCCTGCATGacctaaaaaaatacttccATTCCAGGTCCAATCCTGCTGGCTCATCGAGCAATGCTAACACCAACAATATCGCCACCCCCACACCCCTTTCGTCGTCTGACGCTTCTACTGTTTCTTCTATGGAGGTACTATCTCCCTCATTAGACTACGAATTCCAGATCATAGAGACCTTGAAAAATGCCATTGTGAATTTTTTGCTAAAATGGtcaaaaatcttcaaatacGAAAGCGGTCTTGCCTGGATTGCTCTGGGCTTGGCTGAATGGTACCCCATATACCCCTATGAGACAATGTCTCCCTTCAACGAGTCTCATTCATTTTATGATGTGGAGGACTATATAGTTTTGAGTGGTAGAAAGCACGCTCTCATAAACACCAACAGCGGCAATAACGGAAATAGCAACAACTCTAGTGGCAACACGAATAGCAATAACACGAATATAACGTCAGGCATGCACAACCTGAGCATCAACACGAATACTAGCTTGCATAATTCTCCCTACATTTCTCACACGTTATCATATCTTTATAAAGAATATCCGTTACCCTTTGAACTGCGATCAAAATTACCTACAAAACcgattttttcattcagtGCTCTTTTCGAAAGACTGGCTCTTGTCATTTTACACTGTCCTGACACCATATTAGCGCAcaaacaattgaaaaatgactCGAACGCATCTTCCAGCTCGAAGGCGAACTCAAACATCAACACAAATTATTTCCCTATTATATCTGGTGGCGATCTTTCATTTCAGACCcaagtttttttcaaggtattctcttcaattttgCCTGAGCTATATCAACCTTTGACGGAAGAGTCTTCATTACAACCTTCATCATCAAGAAACTCCTGGATTTATTGGTGGCTGAAATGTTCTGGCGCTAAAGCTTTACAAAGACAGGATAGAGGGCGTGTATGGGATTTGCTGCTCGGTTGGAGGCCCAAACCAAACATGAACacaataaatttctttttgaattatAACGATAAGAAAATGGATCACCTCTATCACGATACACCACAGTGTGACAACGAGGAGTACTGGATGAAAGATTGGGTAGCTTTGTACAATAATGATCCGTTTTGGTTCCCCGATCTGGATAGCATGGCACTAGgttccaaaaaatttccctACGATTATAGTGTCTTTAAAGAATTAATTATGAGAAATAAATACGGAGGCGCTCAAAGCAAAGCTCAAACAGACGATACAGCATTATCCTCTAGTAGTAATTCAAATGATAAGTCGGAATTAAAACTACCATTTTCCTCCATTGATCCCCATATGCAGCTgatcttcatttttatcgCAATTTTGCAGTTCAACGAGTTTAAACTATTAGAGTTTGAAGAAGCGGAAATTTCTGAGTTTCTCAATAACGTTCCTCTATTAacaaaatttgatgactCCTCCTATAGGAAGTTATACGAGAATACAGAATCTAGCATAACCAGCCTGCCCTCCTCACCAACCACTTCTACGATGGCCTCATTACATTCCGGCTCCAATTCAAGTGCTCATATCTCTAATTATCACATGTTAATCGAAGTTGGAAATGATGCTAAGGCTTCTCATTGTTTTGATGATCTTTTAAACATGGCAGGGGATATTTGGAGGAAATGGCTATGGAGAGAGTTAGAGGAAAGTTCCCTTtga